A region from the Aegilops tauschii subsp. strangulata cultivar AL8/78 chromosome 5, Aet v6.0, whole genome shotgun sequence genome encodes:
- the LOC109763463 gene encoding putative serine/threonine-protein kinase-like protein CCR3 translates to MALWAGLGQAATVAQLVGVDAGGLISLITQAALTARQNKKACEQLSRRVHMIADLLPHLQEPELMRRPEFQRPLAGLGDTLREAHDLVMVCQRKSRFYRFFMSGRLADKFRDIQSRLDSYLLVVPFISYIALTHNLNRICDSLPQNHAILPSPASTSQSHPIHVWEGVARFTLAEIAAASNSYAFFTKVGKGTSGTVYRGRLRDGRDVAIKRISKTAQDREMVLRTELAVVPHPRHSHFVRLLGWCAEEDERLLVTEYMSNGSLHDHLHGRKPPSSPVTASWKTRVEVLLGASRAIKHLHRSFVPSVIHCNIKSSNILLNASWTPRLSDLGFSVRHETGEGEHHYQYQLQVVGKGGYIDPEYCRTGRLTPATDVYSFGVVMLEVLTGRPPVITTRGEEEQGEVQTDLVHFALPLIEAGELDKVLDGRPEPRPTPMKIEALQWVANTAVVCLHRQSILRPRISEVVANLETALRLATG, encoded by the coding sequence ATGGCGTTGTGGGCGGGGCTGGGGCAGGCGGCGACGGTTGCGCAGCTGGTTGGGGTGGACGCCGGCGGGCTCATCTCCCTCATCACGCAGGCGGCGTTGACGGCTCGCCAGAACAAGAAGGCCTGCGAGCAGCTCTCACGCCGCGTCCACATGATCGCCGACCTGCTGCCCCACCTCCAGGAACCGGAGTTGATGCGCCGGCCCGAGTTCCAGCGGCCTCTGGCCGGGCTGGGCGACACGCTCCGGGAGGCGCACGACCTCGTCATGGTCTGCCAGCGGAAGAGCCGCTTCTACCGCTTCTTCATGTCCGGGAGGCTGGCTGACAAGTTCAGGGACATCCAAAGTAGGCTCGACTCCTACCTCCTCGTCGTCCCCTTCATCAGCTACATAGCCTTAACCCACAACCTGAACCGAATCTGTGATTCGCTGCCTCAAAACCACGCTATCCTTCCGTCGCCAGCGTCCACCTCCCAGTCCCACCCAATCCATGTCTGGGAGGGTGTTGCCAGGTTCACGCTGGCAGAGATCGCGGCGGCGTCCAACAGCTACGCCTTCTTCACCAAGGTCGGCAAGGGCACCTCCGGGACGGTGTACAGAGGCAGGCTCCGCGACGGCAGGGACGTGGCCATCAAGCGCATCAGCAAGACAGCGCAGGACAGGGAGATGGTGCTGCGCACGGAGCTCGCCGTCGTCCCGCACCCGCGCCACAGCCACTTCGTGCGCCTCCTCGGCTGGTGCGCGGAGGAGGACGAGCGCCTGCTCGTCACCGAGTACATGAGCAACGGCTCGCTCCACGACCACCTGCACGGCCGCAAGCCGCCTTCCTCGCCGGTGACGGCGTCCTGGAAGACGCGCGTCGAGGTGCTCCTGGGCGCGTCGCGCGCCATCAAGCACCTCCACCGCAGCTTCGTGCCGTCGGTCATCCACTGCAACATCAAGTCGTCCAACATCCTGCTGAACGCTAGCTGGACGCCGCGCTTGTCGGACCTAGGCTTCTCGGTCCGGCACGAGACGGGCGAGGGGGAGCACCACTACCAGTACCAGCTGCAGGTCGTGGGCAAGGGCGGCTACATCGATCCGGAGTACTGCCGCACGGGGCGCCTGACGCCGGCGACCGACGTGTACAGTTTCGGCGTCGTGATGCTGGAGGTTTTGACGGGCAGGCCGCCGGTCATAACTACTCGGGGCGAGGAGGAGCAGGGCGAGGTCCAGACGGACCTGGTGCACTTCGCGCTCCCACTTATCGAGGCCGGCGAGCTGGACAAGGTGCTGGACGGGCGCCCGGAGCCGCGGCCGACGCCGATGAAGATCGAGGCGCTGCAGTGGGTGGCCAACACGGCGGTGGTGTGTCTGCACCGGCAGTCGATACTCCGGCCACGGATATCAGAGGTCGTGGCTAATCTCGAGACAGCGCTCAGGCTCGCCACCGGTTAG